The following nucleotide sequence is from Streptomyces pactum.
CACCACCGACCTGGGGTACGCGGTGCGGGTGGTGCACGGCGGCGCCTGGGGATTCGCCTCGGGGGTGGACCTGACCATGGACGCGGCGGCCCGGGTCGCCTCGCAGGCGGTGGCCATGGCCCGGCTGTCCGCGAAGGTGATCGAGGCGGCGGGCTCCGAGGAGCGGGTGGAGCTGGCGGACGAGCCGGTGCACGCCGACCGCACCTGGGTCTCCGCCTACGGGATCAACCCGTTCGACGTGCCCGACGCGGAGAAGACCGGGCTGCTGGCCGAGTGGAGCTCCCGGCTGCTGGCGGCCGACGGGGTGGCCCATGTGGACGCCTCGCTGATGACCGTGCAGGAGAACAAGTTCTACGCGGACACCGCGGGCACCACCACCACCCAGCAGCGCGTCCGGCTGCACCCGCAGCTGACGGCGGTGGCGGTGGACGCCGCCTCCGGCGAGTTCGACTCGATGCGGACCCTGGCGCCGCCCGTCGGGCGCGGCTGGGAGTACCTGACCGGCACCGGCTGGGACTGGGACGCCGAGCTGGCCGAGATCCCGTCGCTGCTCGCCGAGAAGATGCGCGCGCCGTCGGTGGAGGCAGGGACGTACGACCTGGTGGTGGACCCGTCGAACCTCTGGCTGACCATCCACGAGTCGATCGGCCACGCCACCGAGCTGGACCGGGCGCTGGGCTACGAGGCGGCCTACGCGGGGACCTCCTTCGCCACCTTCGACCAGCTGGGCGAGCTGCGCTACGGCTCGCAGATCATGAACGTCACCGGGGACCGGACCGCCGAGCACGGACTGGCCACCGTCGGCTACGACGACGAGGGGGTGGCCGCGCAGTCCTGGGACCTGGTCAAGGACGGGGTGCTCGTCGGCTACCAGCTCGACCGGCGGATCGCCAGGCTG
It contains:
- a CDS encoding TldD/PmbA family protein, yielding MPHEVDQSFLALPLRALADAALARARALGADHADFRFERVRSASWRLRDARPAGSSDTTDLGYAVRVVHGGAWGFASGVDLTMDAAARVASQAVAMARLSAKVIEAAGSEERVELADEPVHADRTWVSAYGINPFDVPDAEKTGLLAEWSSRLLAADGVAHVDASLMTVQENKFYADTAGTTTTQQRVRLHPQLTAVAVDAASGEFDSMRTLAPPVGRGWEYLTGTGWDWDAELAEIPSLLAEKMRAPSVEAGTYDLVVDPSNLWLTIHESIGHATELDRALGYEAAYAGTSFATFDQLGELRYGSQIMNVTGDRTAEHGLATVGYDDEGVAAQSWDLVKDGVLVGYQLDRRIARLTGLGRSNGCAYADSPGHVPVQRMANVSLRPAPSGPSTEELISGVERGIYVVGDRSWSIDMQRYNFQFTGQRFFRIENGRLAGQLRDVAYQATTTDFWGSMAAVGGPQTYVLGGAFNCGKAQPGQVAAVSHGCPSALFRGVNILNTTQEAGR